From Bacteroidota bacterium, the proteins below share one genomic window:
- a CDS encoding DHA2 family efflux MFS transporter permease subunit encodes MAEHGARKYIITATVITASLLELIDTTIVNVSLPQIMGNLGATFEDIGWVVTGYAVANVIVLPMSGWLGRRFGRKNYFLASIIIFTLASFMCGNAHSLSELVVFRIIQGLAGGGLLSTSQAILLETWPREQMGMAQALFGIGAVVGPTLGPTVGGYITDHFNWPWIFYVNIPVGLVAAMSTLTFIRKDDVAREETPVDWAGIGLLAASIGCLQFVLEKGQSESWFETPYIAVLTFLCLIFGVLFIWRELSTDHPVVNFSILKYRSFRLGMLTTLVLGFALYSSAFVQPVFCQNLLGFTAQQTGMMLIPGGLATILMMPVTGTLLRKRFPAQVLSSLGMIMFFIFTQMLSHLTLAAGMGDFFWPLVIRGIGMSILFVPITTLALQDVPKPMLGQATGLNNMMRQLGGSFGIAVMTTLVASRYAFHRSNLLDHISISSPQTTDRLNMITHGLISKGYTLSAAKQIALQSINGSVIKQTYLLTYSDAFWIAGVFCLVALPLLLLQRFKRGDVVLADAH; translated from the coding sequence ATGGCCGAACACGGCGCACGAAAATATATTATTACAGCGACGGTCATCACGGCCTCGCTCTTGGAGCTGATCGACACGACGATCGTCAACGTGTCGCTGCCGCAGATTATGGGAAATCTGGGGGCGACATTCGAAGACATCGGCTGGGTGGTGACGGGCTATGCGGTCGCCAATGTGATCGTTCTGCCGATGTCCGGCTGGCTTGGCCGCCGGTTCGGCCGCAAGAACTACTTTCTTGCGTCGATCATCATCTTCACGCTTGCCTCGTTCATGTGTGGTAATGCACATTCGCTTTCGGAACTGGTGGTCTTCCGCATTATCCAAGGGTTGGCAGGCGGCGGATTGCTCTCGACGAGTCAGGCAATTCTGCTCGAGACCTGGCCCCGCGAGCAGATGGGCATGGCACAGGCGCTCTTCGGGATCGGTGCGGTTGTGGGGCCAACACTCGGTCCGACGGTCGGTGGATACATCACCGATCATTTCAACTGGCCGTGGATCTTCTATGTGAACATTCCTGTCGGATTGGTCGCAGCAATGTCCACGCTGACATTCATTCGAAAGGATGATGTGGCGCGCGAGGAAACGCCCGTCGATTGGGCCGGCATCGGCCTGCTTGCTGCATCGATCGGCTGTTTGCAGTTCGTTCTCGAAAAGGGACAGAGCGAAAGTTGGTTCGAGACCCCGTACATTGCGGTGCTCACGTTCCTGTGTCTGATCTTCGGTGTGCTCTTCATTTGGCGTGAGCTCTCGACCGATCACCCCGTTGTGAATTTTAGTATTCTGAAGTACCGAAGTTTTCGGCTCGGGATGCTTACTACGCTGGTGCTCGGCTTTGCGCTCTATTCGTCCGCCTTCGTGCAACCCGTGTTCTGTCAAAATCTGCTTGGCTTCACGGCACAACAGACGGGTATGATGCTCATTCCCGGAGGATTAGCGACGATCCTGATGATGCCGGTGACCGGGACCTTACTGCGAAAGCGATTCCCAGCGCAAGTGCTGTCATCGCTCGGCATGATTATGTTTTTCATCTTCACGCAGATGCTCTCGCATCTGACGCTCGCGGCGGGGATGGGTGATTTCTTCTGGCCTCTGGTCATTCGCGGCATCGGCATGAGCATCCTCTTCGTCCCGATCACGACGCTCGCGCTTCAAGATGTACCGAAGCCGATGCTCGGCCAGGCAACGGGACTCAATAATATGATGCGACAGCTTGGCGGGTCATTCGGTATTGCAGTGATGACCACACTTGTCGCATCGCGGTATGCATTCCACCGGTCGAATCTGCTCGATCATATTTCGATATCTTCGCCTCAGACCACCGACCGGTTAAACATGATCACCCATGGGCTCATATCGAAAGGATATACGCTCAGCGCAGCGAAACAGATCGCGTTGCAATCGATCAACGGGAGTGTGATCAAGCAAACATATCTACTGACCTATAGCGATGCGTTTTGGATCGCGGGTGTGTTCTGCCTCGTTGCACTGCCGCTGTTGTTGTTGCAGCGATTCAAACGCGGGGATGTCGTGCTGGCCGATGCCCATTAA
- a CDS encoding carboxylate-amine ligase → MPKAPALTIGIEEEFQLIDPVTRDLKSHILQILEGNKTVLAERVKPEIHQSVAEVGTGVCKTVEEAGREVKALRRFLDELAQKQGLRIAAAGTHPFADWRDQQIFPNAHYDRLIEEMQLIARANLIFGLHVHIGIEDRDLQIQIMNEYRYFLPHLLALSTNSPFWLGANTGLKSFRTKVFDRYPRTNIPDSYTDWSEFDNFVKLLIKTGCIDTAKKIWWDIRPHPIYPTLEVRVCDIPLRAEESVTLAAVMQAIAAKLYKLRSKNLGFRQYRRALVMENKWRASRYGIHGKLVDFGKEAERDEVDLIQELLEFVDDVVDDLGSRTQIETGVAWILANGSGADRQLDVWEKTRDIRKVVDFICDETVIGLD, encoded by the coding sequence ATGCCCAAAGCCCCAGCTCTGACGATCGGGATCGAAGAGGAATTTCAACTCATCGATCCGGTGACCCGGGACCTCAAATCGCATATCCTTCAGATCCTCGAAGGGAATAAGACGGTGCTTGCCGAACGTGTCAAGCCCGAGATCCACCAGTCCGTCGCCGAAGTCGGTACCGGTGTTTGTAAGACAGTGGAAGAAGCCGGCCGTGAGGTAAAGGCGCTTCGCCGATTCCTCGACGAGCTCGCGCAAAAGCAGGGCCTTCGTATTGCCGCTGCAGGCACGCATCCGTTTGCCGATTGGCGCGACCAACAGATCTTTCCGAATGCGCACTACGACCGCCTCATCGAGGAGATGCAGCTGATCGCACGTGCGAATCTCATCTTCGGGTTGCATGTACATATCGGGATCGAGGACCGAGATCTGCAGATACAGATCATGAACGAGTATCGGTACTTTCTGCCGCATTTGCTTGCGCTCAGTACCAACTCGCCGTTCTGGCTAGGCGCGAACACCGGGCTCAAAAGCTTCCGCACAAAAGTATTCGATCGATACCCGCGCACGAACATCCCCGATTCGTATACCGACTGGAGCGAATTCGATAACTTTGTCAAACTACTGATAAAGACAGGTTGTATCGATACGGCCAAAAAGATATGGTGGGATATCCGTCCGCATCCGATCTATCCGACGCTCGAAGTACGTGTCTGCGACATTCCGTTACGTGCCGAGGAGTCGGTGACGCTTGCGGCAGTCATGCAGGCCATCGCGGCAAAACTTTATAAACTTCGTTCGAAGAATCTCGGCTTTCGCCAATATCGCCGGGCATTGGTCATGGAGAATAAGTGGCGTGCATCTCGGTATGGCATCCATGGAAAACTCGTGGATTTTGGGAAGGAAGCCGAGCGAGACGAGGTCGATCTCATTCAAGAACTGCTTGAATTTGTTGACGATGTTGTCGACGATTTGGGCTCGCGCACACAGATCGAGACAGGCGTGGCCTGGATACTGGCCAACGGCAGCGGCGCCGACCGGCAGCTCGACGTCTGGGAAAAGACGCGAGACATCCGAAAAGTCGTTGACTTTATTTGCGACGAGACTGTTATAGGGCTCGATTAG
- a CDS encoding SurA N-terminal domain-containing protein, translating to MFKTLVLFAAIVFAASVSAQTQTIPPAASKKHLPTDTVGVVNGTLITLRDFRGELKRTMKDHMSEIPNGKVSDSLYTKFVNLTWEKMIGDILIEQEIKKLKLELSDGETIKRMIAHPPELLKQSFTDSTGKYFPQELSKFLNSKAADSLRDQVVHYYRLQFQYDGLVRTLAPKATTDVERKQAIDAWIAKRATRAEIDDRRPAFGFY from the coding sequence TTGTTCAAGACCCTCGTTCTTTTCGCCGCGATCGTGTTTGCCGCGTCTGTCAGCGCACAGACGCAGACGATTCCTCCTGCCGCATCCAAAAAACACCTGCCGACCGATACCGTCGGCGTCGTGAACGGCACGCTCATTACGCTCCGCGATTTTCGTGGCGAGCTCAAACGGACCATGAAAGACCATATGTCCGAGATCCCGAACGGCAAAGTATCGGACTCGCTCTATACGAAGTTTGTGAACCTGACGTGGGAGAAAATGATTGGCGACATTCTCATCGAACAGGAGATCAAGAAGCTGAAACTCGAACTTTCGGATGGCGAGACGATCAAACGTATGATTGCCCATCCCCCTGAGCTGCTCAAACAGAGCTTCACCGATTCGACCGGTAAGTATTTTCCGCAGGAGCTCAGTAAATTTCTAAACTCGAAGGCTGCCGATTCATTGCGTGATCAGGTCGTGCATTATTACCGGCTGCAGTTCCAGTACGACGGTTTGGTGCGTACACTTGCACCAAAGGCAACGACCGATGTCGAACGCAAGCAAGCGATCGACGCTTGGATCGCCAAGCGCGCAACACGGGCCGAGATCGACGACCGACGACCCGCATTCGGATTTTATTAA